CCTTGATTAATTGTTCAATGAATAATAAACAAGGAAATAAATATCTAAAAATGAATTGCTAAAATTATGACGTTCTTTTTCAATATTACAATAGTCAAGTGATACAATAAATATTCCAACAAAGAAAATAGGAACATTTACTGTATTAATTGCTAAGAAAGGTATTTTTAATGCTTTGAGTGAGGATCCGCTTGGGGCATAACGGATTTAACTTCAGCCATATTTATCATAGGTAAGAATCTGACGAATAAACAAAAGAGAAAGAAAAATAAACCTATTGAACCTATAAACAAAGAAATATCCCAAAATGATGGGATAAAGTAACCCCATGAGCTTGGCATGAATGTACGGCTTAAAGTTGTTACAATAAGAACAAATCTTTCTAACCACATCCCAATGTTTATTAAGATAGCTGCTATGAAAAGCCAAATAATATTATTTCTTGCTTTTTTGAACCAGAAAGTTTGGGGAATAGCAATATTCAAAATAACCATAGCCCAATATGCCCATCCATATGGTCCAAAAATACGATTCCAATTCCAGAAACGTTCATAAGGATTACCACTATAAAATACAGTAAAAAATTCTATTATATAAACATATGCCATAATAATGCTTGTAAATAAAATAAATTTAGCACAAATTTCTATATGTCTAGCGGTGACCAAATCTTTAAAATTAAATATAGAACGCACCATAATTAAAAGGTTTAAGCATAGACAAAAACCTGAAAAAATAGCTCCAGCAATAAAATAAGGTGGGAAAATGGTTGCATGCCAGCCTGGCAAAATAGAAGTTGCAAAGTCTAAGGAAACTATTCCGGCTGTAGAAAAAACAGCAGGGGTTGCAATACCAGCGAGTAAAATACATGCTCTTTCATAATTTACCCATTGGCGAGCAGAACCAGTCCAGCCTAGAGCAACAAGTCCGTAAGCAAATTTACCAATTTTGGATTTCGCATTGTCTCGTAATGTTGCAAAATCAGGAATCATTCCAACAAACCAAAAAATTACCCCAATGCTTAAATATGTGTTTACGGCGAAAACGTCCCATTCAAGCGGACTTTTGAAGTTATTCCACATAGACATTTGATTAGGTAGAGGAAATAACCAATAGGCAAACCAAGGACGGCCAATATGCACAGCCGGAAAAATTGCTGCGGCCATTACTGCAAAAATGGTCATCCCTTCTGCTAAACGATTTATTGATGTACGCCATTTTTGACGGAATAATAAAAGAATAGCTGAAATTAGAGTCCCTGCATGTGCAATTTCAATCCAAAAGACGAAGTTTGTAATATCCCATGCCCAGTCAACTCTGTTATTGTTTCCCCAGGTTCCAATTCCTTCCCAGAATAGATAAGCAAGTGAAACAGTTAAAAGTCCAACACCAAGGGACGACAGTAAAAATGCAATATGCCAGCCAGGCCCTACCTTGCGGCCTGCAAGGGGTGCAACAGTTTGAGTTACCATATGAAAAGAAGGATCTTTTCCAGTTACAAGAGCAGGCCTTTTATCGACGGGGTCTCTGCCTTGAAGTTCAACCGAATGTTCCATGGTTCACCTGTATTAACTATAGGTCAAAAATAAAAAACCAAGTGAGGTTTAACGAATTTAAACTTTGTGATCAAGTATACGGAAAATTTTATCAAAAAAATACTTCACAACTTGTGCATACCAAATTATTGTCGACGTTCTGTGAGTGTTTTTCTTTATTTTCCAACAAAAAGGAGATTTATGCAAAGAATTGAAGCTTCTAAGTTATTGCAACTCCTGTTAGATCAAGAGCAAGCACCAAATATAAAAGTTATTCTTAGTGATAATTCTATTTTTAAAAAAATTATTGAAGAAAAATTAGCAAAGGAAGTTCAGGGATCTGTTCCTTCATTTTCTGGCAAAACAGCAATACCGGATTTTGTTGAATATACAGCCTCTGGAACGTTATTTTTTGCGCAACAAAAAAGCATCGTACTTTTGCCAGATAAGTTAACAGCTAAGCAGTGGGATGAAGAAAAAATTCATCTGCAACGCTTACCAAAAAAGCTAGATACTAGCGCATATTTTTTGGCTAATATGTCCTATAAAAATATTATTAAATTAAATGATTTCCAGCTTTGGGGAATGGTTTATCAGTGTTACGAACCTAATGATTTGGAACTTTATAAAACGCTAGAAGTTCTTTTAAATAGATATCCAACATTCCAAAAACTAAATAAGTCTGAGCAGTCTGCTTTATTGCAAGTTGCAATAGAAACCTATTCATCAGATTTAATTGCCTGTGATCTGCATTTTTCATTAATGGATAAAACAGGATTGAAATTTTCTGAAGCTATGGCAGGAAACCCTGAAGTAAATGCTTTTCATGTTGTTGATGCCATTGCAAAGGGAGATTTGTATTTAATTGAATTACGAATGTCACAGTGTGAAGCTTGCGGGCAAGAACCTACGAGTATTTTAATGGCAGTTGTATACTTTTTAAAGCAAGTAGCATCTGTATTAAGGTATTATGAAGAAACAAAAAATTTAAAAACTTCTTTTGAAAAAGCGTTTATTCCATATCCTGCACAAGCACGTATTCAAAAAGCAATACAAGTCTTAACGAAAGAAAAATTATTTCATTTTTTTATTGTGGCCGCTAAGCTCGAAATGTCTTTGCGAGGTCAGAAAAATGGTCATAAAATTCTCGCAACAGAATTTATTGCTTGGTTGAGTTAGAAAATATAATTACTTCTTTTTAGAGGATGTAATAGTAATCATTAATAATGATATGTTTAGTCTTTTATTTCATGAATATTTTTTATTATTTGTTGTTTATTTAATGAGAATTTACAGCCTATAAAAAATACGAAAATACTGAAAATAACTGCGATAATATTACTATAGAAAGTCCCTATTTTACCAATACCATTTCCAAAAACAGAAAAATAATTTATTAAAGTAAATCCTACTAAATAAACAAGAATCCAAATACAGCCTTTTAGATCTAAAGTTTTTAACTGATTTCTTCTTTTTCTATAAAGTAAAAATGAATATAGTGCTATTAAAAACAAAATAATTCCTGTTAGGCGTATTAAAACAGAGAAACCAATCCAGTGCATCATCAGTCCACAAATAGAAAATGCCGTTAATGCAACTATTTTATAAAATGGAAGTTTAAATGGTCTTTTATATTGAGGGTATTTTTCCCTAAGCACTACAAGAGCTATTGGTGTAACGGATAAAGTCATAACGTAAGATGACGTTAAAAAAGCGGCCATTTCTTTCCATCCTGGGAAAGGAAAAATAAGAATAAGACCAACTGCAAAAGATAACCACAAAGAGTTTTCAGGAGCGCCATTTTTATTTAGTTTAGTTACAAATTTAGGAGCTGCATCCATAGTCCCTAAACCATGCATTACTCTAGCGGTTGTTGAAGTCATTATCAAACCAGTGCCAAATGGAGAAATAATAGCATCAATATACAATAAAATACCTATGAATGTGAGCCCTAACCCAATCGCCAATCCCGCAAATGGACCAAGATCACCAGTAAAATTTAATTGTCTCCAACCATCATTTAAGAGGTGATTTGGAACAGCAACAATAAAGGATAATTGAATAAGGATATATAATACTGTTACGATAATTAAAGCTGATATCGTTGCAAGAGGAATATTTCTCTGTGGATTTTTAGTTTCTCCTGCTAAAATAATTCCACTTTGAAAACCACCGAAAGCAAAAATAATTCCACCTACAGATAAACTAGACATAATGCCTTCAAATCCGTAAGGTAAAAAGCCTTGTGCTTGAGTTAAATTCCCAAAATTGCTATTGCTATGAGATATAAAAACTAAAGCAATACCAAAAGGAACAAGTAATTTCCAAATAGTTGCTAATGAATTTGTGTTAGTTAGGAACCTAATTGAAAATCTGTTAATAAATATCATAATAAACAAAGTAACGGCGGACGAAATATATCCAATAAAAGATAATTCATGTTTTCCGGCACTATCTGTTATGGTAAGAATAGGAATGTAAGTGCTTGCATATTGTATAACTGCTAAGGCTTCTATTGGTACAATTGTTGCAAAACAAAGAAAATAAATCCAACCAGTAATTATTCCTGTAAATTTACCGTGCGTAAAAAAAGAATAACTTGTTAGACCACCCATAATAGGAAACATTGCAGCAAGTTCACAAAAAACTAAAATAATAAATACAAAGAAAAAACCACCAATAAGCCAAGACAAAATTGCTGCAGGACCAGCCATTTGTGCAGCATAAAGTGGACCAAATAACCAGCCTGAGCCAACCATGCTGCCAATTGCAGCTAAAGTAACTCCCCATAAACCTATATTTCTTTTCGGTGTCACTCGGTTGCACTCCTTAAGTTTTGAACTGCAGTTACTATGCAATTTAGGAGACTATTAACTAGTGAGCGGATTAGTGTCAAGTTTAAGAAGAATTTGTTAATATAGAAATAGATATATAAATTTTTACTTAAATAAATTAGGAAAGATAAATAAAATTTATTTATAAATCAAAAAATGAAAGTTATGATTTAAATAGATTTTTTAAAACAAAAAATACGTTTTCTTTTCTTTCAGTTAGCCTTCTAGAGTAATAAGCTTGCCAATCTTCACCATATGGGACATAAATAGTCATATTATGACCTTTTTCTCGGATTCTTGACCAAGTTTTTTCACGCATACCATATAGCATTTGAAATTCGTAACGATCTTTTGGAATATTATTTTTCTCAATAAATTGCGTACAAAAATCTATTACTTCATCGTCATGGCTAGCAATGCAAACTCGTTTTCCATCGACAAGTAATTTTTGAATGAGCTTTTTATAATTTTCTACAATTTGGGGCATTTTCTGGAGAGCTTTTTCTGCAGGCTCTTTATAAGCGCCTTTGCATAGTCTCAATTTTCCGTTCGCAGCAATGACTCTGTTGATATCGTTTTCTGTTCTATGAAGATATGCTTGTAAAACAATTTCAGGACTGGAAAAATCTTTTGCCGCACGTTCATACATTGCTAAAGTTCTTTCTGTATAGTCTGAGCCTTCCATATCTAAAGCTACTCTACAATTAAATTGATCTGCTGTTTTGAGAATTTTACATAAGTTTTCAAAGCAAAACTCATGATCAATATCTAAACCAAGCATAGTTAATTTAACAGAAACGTAACTATCAAGTTTTTTTTCAGCAATTCGTTTCAATAATAAGTCATATTCTTCGGTAAATTTTAGTGCTTGGTTTTTTTCTTTTATATTTTCACCCAGAACATCCAAAGTAACAGATATTTTTTTTTGGTTTAATTTTTCAACTATGTTAAAAGCTTCTTCAAAATTAGAGCCAGATACAAATCTTTTTGCGTAAAATGGTATGCTTCCCATATCATTAACCTCTCCAAAACGATCTAAATACAAAAATTCTATGCCGTTTTGTTTTTACAGTAAATTGAGGGAATGACAACTTATGGGAATATTATTTATTTGGTTTGTCTGAAATTTGTCTTAATTCTTCAATAAGCTTATTGATTCTTTGAACGCTTTGTTTAATATTATGAATTTTGTTTGATAGTTCGACTTCTTCTAATAATTTTGAATCTTTAAAAAGAATTATGTTATTATGTTTTTGTTTTAATAAAAGTAATCTATTTTCTTTTGCTTTTTTTCTTAATTTAAACAGCTCGAAATCAAGAATATTTCTTTTAGAATTGAAAGAATTATTTAGCATTTTTTCCTCTGCTTAAAAAAAATAAAAAGGTAAGTTTAGTTTGGGGCGCTTTCTAAAAAAGCGCCCACATGACTTTATTTTATGCGATAGCTTTTCATTACATTTTTATTTGCTTGTTCGCGTTCTTTGCGCAATCTTTCCTGATTTGCCTTATTACGTTGCGTTTGTTTTTCAAAGTGAGATTTTGGCTCATCGACTTGATTGTTTTTTGCAACTACTGAATTATCTTTAAGAATTTTTTTTGAGAAAATGTCAATTACGTCACCCATAGTTTAAACCTCTTCAAATACGTTTAAGTTTAGGTTAGCAATTTTAGTGCCAACCTTTGTTTGTCTTTTTGTTAATGAAAACAAGGTGTAATGATTTGTCTTTCTTCCAAGGTTTGTAGAAAGACTAAACACCCTTTGCTTATAAAAAGAGCTAATAGAAAATAGACAGATGTTCAAGTATTAGCTTCTGTTTTGAGCAAAAAATTTTAAAATCATGTTATTATTGATGAAAAAAGAACTGTTCCTTTTCCAAAAAAATAAAATATTTTTTGAATTTTCTAATAAATTGGATTTTTTTCAATCATTCTTTTAGAGATAGGTAAATTGTATAATATTTTTACACTGCCTAAGAAATAATTGTCAATTTACAATTATATGAACTTGAGTTAAAGCTATAAAGTACGATTGTAGATGCTGCGTCTATTTCATTATGACAAGGAGATTCTCTGAATGAAATTAGTTTTCTTTTTTGGTGGTGGTTTAGCTGATGGAAATGCTTCTATGAAATCAGAACTTGGTGGTAAAGGGGCAAATTTAGCTGAAATGACACTTTTGAAGCTGCCAGTTCCTGCAGGTTTCACCATTTCTACGAAAGTATGCTTAGATTATCTGCACGATAATGCATCTTTTTCATCTGAGTTAAAAGAACAAGTACTTGAAGCCTTGAAAAAGACTGAAAAAATAATGGAAGCTAAATTTGCTGACAGTGAAAATCCTCTCCTTGTTAGTGTTCGCTCTGGTGCAAGGGTTTCCATGCCGGGAATGATGGATACCGTTTTAAATTTGGGATTAAACACAACAACAGTAGAAGCTTTGGCTAAAAAAACGCAAAATCCTAAGTTTGCTTATGATTCCTATAGAAGATTTATTCAGATGTATTCAAATGTTGTAAAAGAATTAGAAACCCATCATATGGAAGACGCTTTAGAAAATTATAAAAATAATAGGGGCTTGAACGAAGATACAGACCTGTCTACTGAAGATTTAATTGAAATATGTAATATTTTTAGACAAATATATGTAAAGCATTTTCATGAACAGTTTCCTGAAGATCCTTACGAACAATTGTGGTCTTCCATAGGTGCTGTTTTTAAAAGTTGGAATTGTGCTCGAGCAAAGAAATATAGAGAAATTCATGCAATTCCCAATGATTGGGGAACAGCAGTGAATATTTGCTCTATGGTTTATGGAAATATGGGACAAGAGTCTGGAACGGGGGTCTGTTTTACCAGAGATCCTTCCACTGGGGAAAATACTTTTTATGGAGAATATTTATTAAATGCGCAGGGAGAGGAT
This is a stretch of genomic DNA from Pigmentibacter ruber. It encodes these proteins:
- a CDS encoding DNA polymerase III subunit delta, whose product is MQRIEASKLLQLLLDQEQAPNIKVILSDNSIFKKIIEEKLAKEVQGSVPSFSGKTAIPDFVEYTASGTLFFAQQKSIVLLPDKLTAKQWDEEKIHLQRLPKKLDTSAYFLANMSYKNIIKLNDFQLWGMVYQCYEPNDLELYKTLEVLLNRYPTFQKLNKSEQSALLQVAIETYSSDLIACDLHFSLMDKTGLKFSEAMAGNPEVNAFHVVDAIAKGDLYLIELRMSQCEACGQEPTSILMAVVYFLKQVASVLRYYEETKNLKTSFEKAFIPYPAQARIQKAIQVLTKEKLFHFFIVAAKLEMSLRGQKNGHKILATEFIAWLS
- a CDS encoding proline dehydrogenase family protein; this translates as MGSIPFYAKRFVSGSNFEEAFNIVEKLNQKKISVTLDVLGENIKEKNQALKFTEEYDLLLKRIAEKKLDSYVSVKLTMLGLDIDHEFCFENLCKILKTADQFNCRVALDMEGSDYTERTLAMYERAAKDFSSPEIVLQAYLHRTENDINRVIAANGKLRLCKGAYKEPAEKALQKMPQIVENYKKLIQKLLVDGKRVCIASHDDEVIDFCTQFIEKNNIPKDRYEFQMLYGMREKTWSRIREKGHNMTIYVPYGEDWQAYYSRRLTERKENVFFVLKNLFKS
- a CDS encoding APC family permease; translated protein: MTPKRNIGLWGVTLAAIGSMVGSGWLFGPLYAAQMAGPAAILSWLIGGFFFVFIILVFCELAAMFPIMGGLTSYSFFTHGKFTGIITGWIYFLCFATIVPIEALAVIQYASTYIPILTITDSAGKHELSFIGYISSAVTLFIMIFINRFSIRFLTNTNSLATIWKLLVPFGIALVFISHSNSNFGNLTQAQGFLPYGFEGIMSSLSVGGIIFAFGGFQSGIILAGETKNPQRNIPLATISALIIVTVLYILIQLSFIVAVPNHLLNDGWRQLNFTGDLGPFAGLAIGLGLTFIGILLYIDAIISPFGTGLIMTSTTARVMHGLGTMDAAPKFVTKLNKNGAPENSLWLSFAVGLILIFPFPGWKEMAAFLTSSYVMTLSVTPIALVVLREKYPQYKRPFKLPFYKIVALTAFSICGLMMHWIGFSVLIRLTGIILFLIALYSFLLYRKRRNQLKTLDLKGCIWILVYLVGFTLINYFSVFGNGIGKIGTFYSNIIAVIFSIFVFFIGCKFSLNKQQIIKNIHEIKD
- the nrfD gene encoding NrfD/PsrC family molybdoenzyme membrane anchor subunit — translated: MEHSVELQGRDPVDKRPALVTGKDPSFHMVTQTVAPLAGRKVGPGWHIAFLLSSLGVGLLTVSLAYLFWEGIGTWGNNNRVDWAWDITNFVFWIEIAHAGTLISAILLLFRQKWRTSINRLAEGMTIFAVMAAAIFPAVHIGRPWFAYWLFPLPNQMSMWNNFKSPLEWDVFAVNTYLSIGVIFWFVGMIPDFATLRDNAKSKIGKFAYGLVALGWTGSARQWVNYERACILLAGIATPAVFSTAGIVSLDFATSILPGWHATIFPPYFIAGAIFSGFCLCLNLLIMVRSIFNFKDLVTARHIEICAKFILFTSIIMAYVYIIEFFTVFYSGNPYERFWNWNRIFGPYGWAYWAMVILNIAIPQTFWFKKARNNIIWLFIAAILINIGMWLERFVLIVTTLSRTFMPSSWGYFIPSFWDISLFIGSIGLFFFLFCLFVRFLPMINMAEVKSVMPQADPHSKH